Proteins from a single region of Cystobacter fuscus DSM 2262:
- a CDS encoding class I fructose-bisphosphate aldolase gives MAYTDRVKQILSWYPSDNPGTLANLARLLNTGTLAGTGKLVILPVDQGFEHGPARSFAPNAAGYDPDYHIQLAIDSGCNAYAAPLGFLEAVAGKYMGEIPLVLKLNNSDTLAKTDYPISAITSSVRDAVRLGCTAVGYTIYPGSGARNTMYEDLREIIAEAKDYGLPTIVWAYARGNMSKQGETGIDVISYAAQISAQLGAHIIKVKPPQDFLEQAEAKKVYEQYKIPTATMADRIRDVVKSAFNGKRIVIFSGGESKKTEDLLEEIRQIAAGGGFGSIMGRNAFQRPHAESVKLLKDVMAIFKNAP, from the coding sequence ATGGCGTACACCGATCGCGTCAAGCAGATCCTCTCGTGGTACCCGTCCGACAACCCCGGCACGCTGGCCAACCTGGCCCGCCTGCTCAACACCGGTACGCTCGCGGGCACCGGCAAGCTGGTCATCCTGCCCGTGGATCAGGGCTTCGAGCACGGCCCGGCGCGCTCCTTCGCACCCAACGCGGCCGGCTATGATCCGGACTATCACATCCAGCTCGCCATCGACTCGGGCTGCAACGCCTACGCCGCGCCCCTGGGCTTCCTGGAGGCGGTGGCCGGCAAGTACATGGGCGAGATCCCGCTCGTGCTCAAGCTGAACAACTCGGACACGCTGGCCAAGACGGACTACCCCATCTCCGCCATCACCTCCTCGGTGCGTGACGCCGTGCGCCTGGGCTGCACCGCGGTGGGCTACACCATCTACCCGGGCTCCGGGGCGCGCAACACCATGTACGAGGATCTCCGGGAGATCATCGCCGAGGCCAAGGACTACGGCCTGCCCACGATCGTGTGGGCGTACGCGCGCGGCAACATGAGCAAGCAGGGCGAGACGGGCATCGACGTCATCTCCTACGCGGCGCAGATCAGCGCCCAGCTCGGCGCGCACATCATCAAGGTCAAGCCGCCCCAGGACTTCCTCGAGCAGGCCGAGGCCAAGAAGGTCTACGAGCAGTACAAGATCCCCACCGCCACCATGGCCGACCGCATCCGCGACGTGGTGAAGTCCGCCTTCAACGGCAAGCGCATCGTCATCTTCTCCGGCGGCGAGTCCAAGAAGACCGAGGACCTGCTCGAGGAGATCCGTCAGATCGCCGCCGGCGGCGGCTTCGGCTCCATCATGGGCCGCAACGCCTTCCAGCGCCCCCATGCCGAGTCCGTCAAGCTGCTCAAGGACGTGATGGCCATCTTCAAGAACGCCCCCTGA
- a CDS encoding TolC family protein has product MERRTSRRVMGLGWVLTATLAGAQVAPPPTAPPAVPVPNGQVESPAAPELIPQVGEAAEQSVPDEGPSSAPGEVKRTPLTLEQLVRRAREQDARVEAARAELRRLHALLSEARWAWFPKFETRVGLGGPIPEARNDGLGGPPTTQASLEGDLDFGRMGVTAFVESNAVLPLYTFGKLKALEQAAEQGPVIGKALQARAEDEAGFQAAQAFFGYQLARSGLAQLEETSQRLEDAAGRIQEMLTAQSDQVSRMDLYKVGYFRKQLDARRAQAEQGRQLALAAIRLLAGTPADEPVEVAEVELEPEEAEAPPALEQALATAERQRPELAGIAAGILAREKEVFIRERSFYPDLGLAGFLTLRFTSSATRQRDPFAYDPYNDREAGVGLVARYTFDIPVKQAQLDQSRAELDKLKAQQRLLFSAIRLEVTQVHGALVAARDRAQALSQAEREARRWVTAALSAFELGTGGTRDLIEAFTAFAQASADRAQSWHDFQVARAQLDRVLGRVPGAP; this is encoded by the coding sequence GTGGAACGCAGGACATCGCGACGTGTCATGGGGCTGGGGTGGGTGCTCACCGCGACGTTGGCGGGAGCGCAGGTAGCGCCACCGCCCACCGCGCCCCCGGCGGTGCCCGTGCCCAACGGGCAGGTGGAGTCTCCCGCGGCGCCGGAGCTCATCCCCCAGGTGGGCGAGGCGGCGGAGCAGTCCGTGCCCGACGAGGGTCCGTCCTCGGCGCCCGGCGAGGTGAAGCGCACGCCGCTCACGCTGGAGCAGCTCGTGCGGCGCGCGCGCGAGCAGGACGCGCGGGTGGAGGCCGCGCGCGCGGAGCTGCGCCGGCTGCACGCGCTGCTGAGCGAGGCGCGCTGGGCGTGGTTTCCCAAGTTCGAGACCCGGGTGGGCCTGGGCGGCCCCATTCCCGAGGCCCGCAACGACGGCCTGGGCGGCCCTCCCACCACCCAGGCCTCGCTGGAGGGGGATCTCGACTTCGGCCGCATGGGCGTGACGGCGTTCGTCGAATCCAACGCCGTGCTGCCGCTCTACACCTTCGGAAAGCTCAAGGCCCTGGAGCAGGCCGCGGAGCAGGGCCCCGTCATCGGCAAGGCGCTCCAGGCGCGCGCCGAGGACGAGGCGGGGTTCCAGGCCGCGCAGGCCTTCTTCGGCTACCAGCTGGCGCGCTCGGGGCTCGCGCAGCTCGAGGAGACCTCCCAGCGGTTGGAGGACGCGGCCGGGCGCATCCAGGAGATGCTGACGGCCCAGTCCGATCAGGTGTCGAGGATGGACCTGTACAAGGTCGGCTACTTCCGCAAGCAGCTCGACGCGCGCCGGGCCCAGGCCGAGCAGGGCCGGCAGCTGGCGCTCGCCGCCATCCGCCTGCTCGCGGGCACCCCCGCGGACGAGCCCGTGGAGGTGGCCGAGGTGGAGCTGGAGCCGGAGGAGGCCGAGGCGCCGCCCGCGCTCGAGCAGGCCCTGGCCACGGCCGAGCGGCAGCGGCCGGAGCTCGCCGGCATCGCCGCGGGCATCCTCGCGCGCGAGAAGGAAGTGTTCATCCGCGAGCGCAGCTTCTATCCGGATCTCGGCCTCGCGGGCTTCCTCACCCTGCGCTTCACGTCGAGCGCCACGCGGCAGCGAGATCCCTTCGCCTACGATCCGTACAACGATCGGGAGGCGGGGGTGGGGCTGGTGGCGCGCTACACCTTCGACATCCCCGTGAAGCAGGCGCAGTTGGATCAATCCCGGGCGGAGCTGGACAAGCTCAAGGCGCAGCAGCGGCTGTTGTTCTCGGCCATCCGCCTGGAGGTGACCCAGGTGCACGGGGCGCTGGTGGCGGCGCGCGATCGCGCCCAGGCCCTCAGCCAGGCCGAGCGGGAAGCGCGGCGCTGGGTGACGGCGGCCCTGAGCGCGTTCGAGCTCGGCACGGGGGGCACGCGGGATCTCATCGAGGCGTTCACGGCGTTCGCCCAGGCGTCGGCCGATCGGGCCCAGAGCTGGCATGACTTCCAGGTGGCCCGGGCCCAATTGGATCGGGTCCTGGGCCGGGTCCCCGGCGCGCCGTGA